One genomic region from Microcystis panniformis FACHB-1757 encodes:
- a CDS encoding AAA-like domain-containing protein — protein MNYQYRVGGSLAYNHPTYIERNADRELLTALKNGQFCYVFNCRQMGKSSLRVRVTHILQQLGMDCASVDITSLGSNDNLSQWYNGVITRLFLGFNLTGKINLKSWLREREDLPPVQRLGQFIEEVLLVYCRGEKIYIFIDEIDKILSLQFSLDDFFSLIRYCYNQRAENSQYERITFALFGVATPADLIREKTQTSFNIGQAIELTGFNLAEIAPLAAGLSSQSNYQPDCLEKIIFWTGGQPFLTQKICQLLLESNLDIETLIKERIINNWESQDEPVHLRTIADRLLRNQDKAGRLLGIYQQILEKGSILCDDSPEQGELRLSGLVVKKDNQLVVYNPIYREIFNLNWVEKQLEQLRPYSEAVAAWQQSNYTDESRLLRGKALNNALDWSQGKSLSNLDYQFLTASQNLDKREAEISLETQRQANKILAIAHQKATKRIQIGSVILIASLLGSLLAFIQVKQAWQQVETAQLGIQLQRKGDSYWQQFQFEQLESLIAAMQAVNSLKNIVTDDQTLSKYPATSPIITLQQILDRIQEKNQLQGHRGTIYSVSISPDGQKIATASQDGTVKIWNQKSENIQTLTGHQGAVYSVSFSPDGQKIATASEDKTAKIWNLQGQNLVTYPDHKESVYSVSFSPDGQKIVTTSRDKTARLWNLSGETLQVFKGHKRSIDAASFSPDGQKIATASRDGTIKIWDLSGKIILSLGQENIEAFYSVNFSPDGQKIAGAAADKTAKIWDLQGNLRATFRGHQDFVNSVNFSPDGQFIITASSDGSAKIWGLQGEEITTLRGHQESVFTAVFSQDGKEVVTGSSDETAKIWQLNNLNQARADNTSVSINSQGNIIAIANKDGQITLLDSQGKKIREFATKMRSIYSIAFHPDSNQMAITGRNGKVQIWSQKGTMLQEFTASQVPIYSLAFNGEGTAIITGTSDGKVQYWHLNNHRPQLIKSWTVDDSIIYDLVFSPDHQKIATATRGKIKIWDLQGNLLKEIKTDSFPVYGVSFSPDGEKIAAISRDGTARRWDIDGNLRSEFKIEEDIVYGITFSPDGQEIVIISRDGQKHRWPLETEYNYLQKLLDRGCLWLEDYLRTRPEKREALSLCTEKIKPFTF, from the coding sequence ATGAATTATCAATATCGTGTCGGGGGTAGTCTTGCCTATAACCATCCTACCTATATCGAGAGAAATGCCGACCGAGAACTGTTAACGGCGTTGAAAAATGGTCAATTTTGCTACGTTTTCAACTGTCGTCAGATGGGTAAATCCAGTTTAAGGGTACGAGTGACCCATATTTTACAGCAATTGGGCATGGATTGCGCGTCCGTAGATATAACCAGTCTTGGCAGTAATGATAATTTATCCCAATGGTATAACGGCGTGATCACCCGTTTGTTTTTAGGATTTAATCTGACGGGAAAAATTAATCTTAAATCCTGGTTGCGCGAGCGAGAGGATTTACCCCCCGTGCAGCGTTTGGGACAATTTATTGAGGAAGTTTTATTAGTTTATTGTAGGGGAGAGAAAATATATATTTTTATCGACGAGATTGATAAAATTCTCAGTTTACAGTTTTCTCTAGATGACTTTTTTTCCCTGATTCGTTATTGTTATAACCAAAGAGCGGAAAATTCCCAGTATGAAAGAATTACTTTCGCTTTATTCGGTGTGGCTACCCCGGCAGATTTAATTCGCGAAAAGACCCAAACATCTTTTAATATCGGCCAAGCGATCGAATTAACGGGATTTAATCTGGCAGAAATTGCTCCTTTAGCCGCAGGATTATCCAGTCAAAGTAATTATCAACCCGACTGCTTAGAAAAAATTATTTTTTGGACGGGAGGACAGCCATTTTTAACCCAGAAAATCTGTCAGCTATTGCTGGAAAGTAATTTAGATATTGAGACGCTGATCAAAGAGAGAATTATTAATAATTGGGAATCTCAAGATGAACCGGTTCATCTGCGAACTATTGCCGATCGCTTGTTAAGAAATCAAGACAAAGCGGGTCGTTTGTTAGGTATCTATCAACAAATTTTAGAAAAGGGGTCGATCCTCTGCGATGATAGTCCAGAACAAGGGGAATTAAGGTTATCTGGGTTAGTGGTAAAAAAGGATAATCAATTAGTAGTTTATAATCCTATTTATCGAGAAATATTTAATCTCAATTGGGTGGAAAAACAATTAGAGCAATTGCGTCCCTACTCAGAAGCGGTCGCCGCGTGGCAACAGTCTAATTATACCGATGAATCACGGCTTTTACGCGGAAAAGCTTTAAATAATGCCCTTGATTGGTCTCAGGGAAAAAGCCTAAGTAATCTTGATTATCAGTTTTTAACTGCTAGTCAAAATCTCGATAAAAGAGAGGCAGAAATTAGCCTAGAAACTCAGAGACAAGCTAATAAAATTCTAGCAATCGCTCACCAAAAAGCTACCAAAAGAATTCAAATTGGCTCGGTAATTTTAATTGCTTCTCTCTTGGGTTCTCTCTTAGCTTTTATTCAGGTAAAACAAGCGTGGCAGCAAGTGGAAACCGCTCAACTAGGCATTCAATTACAGCGCAAGGGTGATAGTTATTGGCAACAATTTCAATTTGAACAATTAGAATCTTTAATTGCGGCCATGCAAGCAGTAAATAGTTTAAAAAATATCGTTACTGATGACCAAACCTTGAGTAAATATCCTGCTACCAGTCCAATTATTACCCTACAACAAATTTTAGATCGCATTCAAGAAAAAAACCAACTGCAAGGACACCGAGGAACTATTTATAGTGTTAGTATTAGTCCCGATGGTCAAAAAATAGCTACTGCTTCTCAAGATGGGACGGTAAAAATTTGGAATCAAAAAAGTGAGAATATTCAAACTTTGACAGGTCATCAGGGAGCAGTTTATAGTGTTAGTTTTAGTCCCGATGGTCAAAAAATTGCCACCGCTTCTGAAGATAAAACCGCCAAAATTTGGAACTTGCAAGGACAAAATTTAGTCACCTATCCTGACCATAAAGAATCAGTTTATAGTGTTAGTTTTAGTCCCGATGGTCAAAAAATTGTGACTACTTCCAGGGATAAAACCGCTAGATTATGGAATTTATCAGGTGAAACTTTACAGGTATTTAAGGGACATAAAAGATCGATAGATGCAGCTAGTTTTAGTCCCGATGGTCAAAAAATTGCCACTGCTTCCCGGGATGGTACGATTAAAATCTGGGATTTATCAGGTAAAATTATCTTGAGTTTAGGTCAAGAAAATATTGAGGCTTTTTATAGTGTTAATTTTAGTCCTGACGGTCAAAAAATTGCCGGGGCAGCGGCCGATAAAACTGCTAAAATCTGGGATTTACAGGGAAATTTAAGAGCGACTTTCCGGGGACATCAAGATTTTGTCAACAGTGTTAATTTTAGTCCTGATGGCCAGTTTATAATTACCGCATCTAGTGACGGTAGTGCTAAAATTTGGGGACTGCAAGGAGAAGAAATAACTACTCTCAGAGGACATCAAGAATCAGTTTTTACTGCTGTATTTAGTCAAGATGGAAAAGAGGTGGTAACTGGATCGAGTGATGAAACGGCTAAAATTTGGCAGCTGAACAATTTAAATCAAGCTAGGGCCGATAATACCAGTGTTAGCATTAATTCCCAGGGCAATATTATCGCTATTGCTAATAAAGATGGTCAGATTACTTTACTCGATTCCCAGGGAAAAAAAATTAGAGAATTTGCCACAAAAATGCGTTCAATCTATAGTATTGCTTTTCATCCCGATAGTAATCAGATGGCGATTACAGGAAGAAATGGAAAAGTCCAAATCTGGAGTCAAAAAGGAACAATGCTTCAAGAATTTACCGCTAGTCAAGTACCGATTTATAGTCTTGCTTTTAATGGAGAGGGAACAGCAATAATCACGGGAACAAGCGATGGAAAAGTTCAATACTGGCACTTAAATAATCATCGTCCTCAATTGATTAAGTCTTGGACAGTTGATGATAGTATTATCTATGATTTGGTGTTTTCTCCTGATCATCAAAAAATTGCTACTGCTACTCGGGGAAAGATTAAAATTTGGGATTTACAGGGCAATCTTTTAAAGGAGATTAAAACCGATTCTTTTCCCGTTTATGGAGTTAGTTTTAGTCCTGATGGTGAAAAAATCGCCGCTATTTCAAGGGATGGTACAGCTAGACGCTGGGACATTGACGGAAATTTGCGCTCCGAGTTTAAAATAGAAGAGGATATCGTCTATGGGATCACTTTTAGTCCTGATGGTCAAGAAATTGTGATTATTTCTAGGGATGGTCAAAAGCATCGATGGCCCTTAGAAACAGAATATAATTATTTACAAAAATTGCTCGATCGAGGTTGTCTTTGGTTAGAAGATTATCTCAGGACTCGTCCCGAAAAACGAGAAGCACTATCCCTGTGTACTGAGAAAATAAAACCATTCACATTTTAA
- a CDS encoding lysylphosphatidylglycerol synthase domain-containing protein, which produces MYKKIRRFAPIILSLSLFILAVWAISQEFKHYTFAQLLASVDHITTSRQLEAIFCMALGYLSMTGYDRLGFYYIKHPLALGTIIRTAFISYALGNTIGLTLFSGTAIRYRFYTPAGVGVVDIAKVITFTHLSFWLGMLGIGGISFLLDPQRIPQLLKLPFLTTKPLGVIFLFLVTGYFFLTLTYKKPIKIGKENIYLPSWTLSLALILLTFIDWILAARVLYLLLPGSYNTSFLGFFGLYVFAMTAGVLSNVPGGIGVFEFIMLRLRPEYVSNAELLGSLIAYRAIYYFLPLIVAFVWLLGYEARRK; this is translated from the coding sequence ATGTATAAAAAAATCCGGCGTTTTGCTCCGATTATCCTGTCTTTGAGTTTATTTATTCTAGCGGTCTGGGCAATTAGTCAAGAATTTAAACACTACACTTTTGCCCAACTCTTGGCTAGTGTGGATCATATTACCACAAGTCGTCAGCTAGAAGCTATTTTTTGCATGGCTTTGGGTTATTTGTCGATGACGGGTTATGATCGCCTAGGTTTTTATTATATCAAGCATCCCTTAGCTTTAGGCACTATTATCCGCACTGCTTTTATCAGTTATGCTCTTGGTAATACCATTGGTTTAACCTTATTTTCTGGGACTGCTATCCGTTATCGTTTCTATACTCCTGCGGGGGTGGGGGTGGTGGATATTGCCAAAGTTATCACTTTTACCCATTTAAGCTTTTGGTTAGGAATGTTAGGCATTGGTGGTATAAGTTTCCTCCTCGATCCCCAACGGATTCCTCAACTTTTAAAATTACCTTTTTTAACTACTAAACCTTTAGGAGTAATTTTTTTATTCTTGGTTACGGGATATTTTTTCTTGACTCTCACCTATAAAAAACCAATAAAAATCGGCAAAGAAAACATCTATTTACCCTCTTGGACTCTTTCCCTGGCTTTGATTTTGTTGACTTTTATTGATTGGATATTAGCCGCTAGAGTTCTCTATCTTCTTCTCCCGGGCAGCTACAATACTTCGTTTTTAGGATTTTTCGGTCTCTATGTATTTGCCATGACGGCAGGGGTATTAAGCAATGTGCCGGGGGGAATAGGGGTTTTTGAGTTTATCATGCTGAGATTACGCCCCGAATATGTATCTAATGCCGAGCTTTTAGGCTCTTTAATCGCCTATCGAGCTATTTATTATTTCCTGCCTTTAATTGTCGCTTTTGTCTGGTTGTTGGGTTACGAGGCGCGCAGAAAATAA
- a CDS encoding tetratricopeptide repeat protein — protein MKASLSHRRWLSIGLVLMLFALLSFSIMPLLTSILQSQHSSVQSHLSAVEQEKLASQALGYQMVLEREPDNQAALRGLLDTRLQQGDLRQAIEPLEKLAQLNPQQSDYLLLLAEAKQQIEDYAGATGSYRALLASHPQELRALTGLTNLFLSQNRPIEAISLVKDTLDRALKAAADPNNPASLIDIVSVQLLLGKIYFEQQNYPEALNAYKQAQQMDVNDFRPILAAAIVLKEQGKNQEAQPLFQDALSRAPFAYRQEIQTLADENNKIEATAPNQ, from the coding sequence ATGAAAGCCTCTCTCTCTCACCGTCGTTGGCTGTCCATCGGTCTCGTCCTGATGTTATTTGCTTTGCTGTCTTTCTCGATCATGCCGCTATTGACTTCTATTCTCCAGAGTCAGCACTCCTCGGTACAGAGTCATCTGTCCGCAGTGGAACAAGAGAAATTGGCCAGTCAAGCACTAGGTTATCAGATGGTTTTAGAGCGTGAACCCGATAATCAGGCGGCTTTGCGGGGATTATTAGATACTCGCCTACAGCAGGGGGATTTAAGGCAAGCGATCGAACCTTTAGAAAAATTAGCGCAACTTAACCCCCAACAATCCGATTATCTGCTACTTTTGGCGGAAGCGAAACAGCAAATAGAGGACTATGCAGGAGCCACAGGCAGTTATCGCGCTCTTTTAGCCTCCCATCCCCAAGAGCTGCGGGCCTTAACTGGATTAACTAATTTATTTCTTAGCCAAAACCGCCCGATCGAGGCGATTAGTCTGGTCAAAGATACGCTCGATCGCGCTTTAAAAGCTGCTGCCGATCCCAATAATCCTGCTAGTTTAATCGATATCGTTTCCGTTCAGTTACTTTTAGGCAAAATCTATTTCGAGCAGCAAAATTATCCGGAAGCTTTAAACGCCTATAAACAAGCTCAACAGATGGATGTTAACGATTTCCGACCGATTTTGGCAGCGGCGATCGTACTGAAAGAACAGGGCAAAAATCAAGAGGCTCAACCCCTCTTTCAAGATGCTCTCAGTCGCGCTCCTTTTGCCTATAGACAGGAGATTCAGACCCTAGCCGACGAAAATAACAAAATTGAAGCCACAGCCCCTAATCAGTGA
- a CDS encoding DNA-formamidopyrimidine glycosylase, protein MPELPEVETVRRGLNQVTQGKKIIGGEVLLQRTLAYPNCEATFLQGITQTTITNWQRRGKYLLANLDNGSSIGVHLRMTGQLLWVKDTTPLPIHTRLRFFFANQQELRFVDTRTFGKIWWIAADKTPESVITGLKKLGLEPFDRNFTPDYLYSHCQKSRRPIKTFLLDQNVVAGIGNIYADEVLFKSGIHPQTAANLLKIEQIDLLTKNIISVLEAAIAEGGTSFSDFLHVTGVNGNYGSMAWVYGRTGENCRLCGATIARIKLSGRSSHFCPQCQVSRG, encoded by the coding sequence ATGCCAGAATTGCCAGAAGTAGAAACGGTGCGTCGCGGGTTAAATCAAGTTACCCAGGGCAAAAAAATTATCGGTGGGGAAGTATTATTACAGCGTACCCTAGCCTACCCTAATTGCGAGGCAACTTTTCTGCAAGGAATTACTCAGACTACGATTACCAATTGGCAGCGCCGAGGCAAATATCTCCTCGCCAATTTAGATAATGGTAGCAGTATCGGGGTTCATCTGCGTATGACCGGACAATTGCTCTGGGTAAAAGATACCACTCCCCTGCCGATTCATACGCGCTTACGCTTCTTTTTTGCCAATCAGCAAGAATTGCGCTTTGTTGATACCCGCACTTTCGGGAAAATTTGGTGGATTGCCGCCGATAAAACCCCAGAAAGCGTGATTACTGGTCTCAAAAAACTGGGACTGGAACCCTTTGATCGCAATTTTACCCCCGATTATCTCTATAGTCACTGTCAAAAAAGTCGTCGTCCGATTAAAACTTTTCTCCTCGATCAAAATGTGGTGGCAGGAATTGGCAATATCTACGCGGATGAAGTTCTTTTTAAAAGTGGTATCCATCCCCAAACTGCCGCCAATCTCTTAAAAATTGAGCAAATAGACTTATTGACAAAAAACATTATTTCTGTATTGGAAGCAGCGATCGCTGAAGGCGGCACCAGTTTTAGCGATTTTCTCCACGTTACGGGAGTTAATGGCAATTATGGCTCGATGGCCTGGGTTTATGGTCGTACTGGCGAAAATTGTCGCCTTTGCGGTGCAACTATTGCCAGAATTAAATTAAGTGGACGCTCCTCTCATTTTTGTCCCCAATGTCAAGTCTCAAGGGGATAG
- a CDS encoding cytochrome c biogenesis protein, translating into MTISETSSNLKNTPPQWGRKFIQTIADLRLAIILLLLIAIFSISGTVIEQGQSLSFYQANYPEKPALFGFLTWKFLLLLGLNHVYSTWWYLSLLILFGSSLTACTFRRQLPALKAARNWQFYQQSRQFQKLALSAELETGSLESLTPLLEKKGYKVFLENNSLYARKGLIGKIGPIIVHAAMLIILAGAIWGALTGFFAQEMVASGDSFQVKNIIEAGPLSKNSLPKDWGIKVNRFWIDYSPKGDVEQFYSDLSVLDNQGQEIDRKTIQVNQPLHHKGVTFYQTSWGIAGVKVQVNNSPILQLPMASLDTKGNGQIWGTWIPTKTDLSEGVSLLTRDLQGTVIVYDAQGDLTSAVREGMTIPINGVNLKIVELVGSTGLQIKADPGVPIVYLGFALLMMGVVMSYFSHSQIWALQSGDRFYIGGKTNRAQVSFEREIIDTIEMLKLK; encoded by the coding sequence ATGACTATATCGGAAACTTCCTCAAATTTAAAGAATACACCGCCTCAATGGGGACGGAAATTTATCCAGACTATTGCCGATCTACGATTGGCAATTATCCTTTTACTTTTAATCGCTATTTTTAGCATTTCTGGGACGGTAATCGAACAGGGACAATCTCTATCTTTTTACCAAGCTAATTATCCTGAGAAACCCGCTTTATTTGGCTTTCTGACTTGGAAATTTTTATTACTATTGGGATTAAATCATGTTTATAGCACTTGGTGGTATCTATCATTATTAATTCTCTTCGGTTCCAGTTTAACTGCTTGCACCTTTCGACGACAATTACCCGCTTTAAAGGCGGCCAGAAACTGGCAATTTTATCAACAATCTCGCCAATTTCAAAAACTAGCTTTAAGTGCTGAATTAGAAACTGGTTCCCTAGAATCTCTCACCCCCCTATTAGAAAAAAAAGGCTACAAAGTTTTTCTAGAAAATAACAGTCTTTATGCTCGTAAAGGTCTGATTGGTAAAATCGGTCCGATTATCGTTCATGCAGCCATGTTAATTATTTTAGCAGGAGCGATCTGGGGAGCGTTAACGGGGTTTTTCGCTCAAGAAATGGTAGCTAGTGGCGATAGTTTTCAGGTTAAAAATATTATTGAAGCTGGACCCTTATCTAAAAATTCTCTCCCCAAGGATTGGGGGATTAAAGTTAATCGTTTTTGGATTGATTATAGTCCTAAAGGTGACGTAGAACAATTCTATTCTGATTTGTCGGTGCTCGATAATCAAGGACAGGAGATCGATCGCAAAACTATTCAAGTTAACCAACCTTTGCACCATAAAGGGGTGACTTTTTATCAAACCAGTTGGGGAATTGCTGGGGTAAAAGTACAGGTGAATAATAGTCCGATCCTACAGCTACCGATGGCTAGTTTAGACACCAAAGGTAATGGACAAATCTGGGGAACTTGGATTCCGACTAAAACCGATCTTAGTGAGGGAGTTTCTCTTTTAACCAGAGATCTACAAGGTACGGTAATTGTCTATGATGCTCAGGGAGATTTAACCTCTGCTGTACGAGAAGGAATGACGATTCCCATCAATGGAGTTAATCTAAAAATAGTCGAATTAGTGGGAAGTACCGGGTTACAAATTAAGGCAGATCCGGGAGTGCCTATTGTCTATTTAGGTTTTGCTTTATTGATGATGGGAGTGGTAATGAGTTACTTTTCCCATTCCCAAATTTGGGCTTTACAATCTGGTGATCGCTTTTATATTGGTGGTAAAACTAATCGCGCTCAAGTCAGTTTTGAACGGGAAATAATTGATACCATCGAAATGTTAAAGTTAAAGTAG
- a CDS encoding cytochrome c biogenesis protein CcdA: protein MLDQLQTQLYHLEQYADRLVTSQLTHLSFVSIAVIFLAGLLTSLTPCMLSMLPITVAYIGGYENKGRLAAFWQSTWFSLGLATTLAGLGLIAATLGKVYGQVGIGLPIIVSAIAILMGLNLLELLPLRFPSLGATDWITGDFPPILRSYLLGLTFGLIASPCSTPVLATLLAWVANTGDLSLGGGLLLSYTAGYVLPLIIVGSFTASLKSFLSLRQWSGWINPVSGVLLIGFGVFSVLSRLL from the coding sequence ATGTTAGACCAATTACAGACTCAACTCTATCACCTTGAACAATACGCCGATCGCTTAGTAACTTCCCAACTAACTCACCTTAGTTTTGTCAGTATTGCTGTGATTTTTCTAGCCGGTTTACTCACCAGTCTTACCCCCTGTATGCTGTCGATGTTGCCGATTACCGTCGCTTATATCGGGGGTTACGAAAATAAAGGTCGTTTAGCGGCTTTTTGGCAGTCCACATGGTTTTCCCTAGGATTAGCCACCACCTTAGCGGGATTGGGACTAATTGCCGCTACTTTAGGAAAAGTCTATGGACAGGTGGGGATCGGTTTACCAATTATCGTCAGTGCGATCGCTATTTTGATGGGGTTAAACCTCTTGGAATTATTACCCCTGCGCTTCCCCTCCCTTGGCGCTACCGATTGGATTACCGGGGATTTTCCTCCGATTTTGCGGTCCTATCTTCTCGGTTTAACATTTGGTTTAATCGCCTCTCCATGTAGTACACCTGTTCTAGCAACTTTATTGGCATGGGTGGCAAATACGGGAGATTTAAGCTTAGGAGGGGGATTATTGTTATCCTACACTGCCGGCTATGTTTTACCCCTAATTATCGTCGGTTCTTTTACTGCCTCGCTGAAAAGCTTTCTTTCCCTGCGTCAATGGTCCGGATGGATTAATCCCGTCAGTGGGGTTTTATTAATCGGTTTTGGAGTTTTTTCTGTATTATCCCGTCTGCTGTGA
- a CDS encoding VOC family protein, which yields MNITKSLHTAILVTELEKAINFYENVLGLTRIDRPFQYDGVWYQVGDYQIHLIVDSNYQNYRPNPEKWGRNPHLAFAIDDVTAMGNYLESQGYTIQMSASGRKALFVSDPDGNILEMSQI from the coding sequence ATGAACATCACAAAATCCTTACACACGGCGATTTTAGTCACCGAGCTAGAAAAAGCCATTAACTTTTACGAAAATGTTCTAGGATTGACTAGAATCGATCGCCCTTTTCAATACGATGGGGTTTGGTATCAAGTGGGAGATTATCAAATTCATTTAATTGTCGATAGCAATTACCAAAATTACCGTCCCAATCCCGAAAAATGGGGACGCAATCCTCATCTTGCCTTCGCTATTGATGACGTGACAGCCATGGGTAACTATCTAGAAAGTCAAGGTTATACAATTCAAATGAGCGCCTCGGGTAGAAAGGCATTATTTGTCAGTGATCCCGATGGTAATATCCTAGAAATGAGCCAAATTTAG
- a CDS encoding ABC transporter permease — protein sequence MLKYFLKRLLFSIPTLLAISMVVFGILALAPGDPMGEFAANPAITEAVRENIRKSLGLDQPLPVRYVKWLLAFLQGDMGYSFTSRSPVFTLIWQRLPTTLWIVGIAYIFGVLIAFPLGVISAVKRYSWLDKIISTFSLLGFSLPTFVTGLLLIIIFSVQLNWLPSFYNSTLKISDFNSLIEQVKQSIMPVTVLSLYQGAMLMRFVRSSVTEEIHQEYVKTALAKGLTNFSVLTKHIVRNALIPVVTLIALDIPSIFTGALVTEQVFRVPGIGALLIDSISRSDTPVVMAITFIYGILIVIFNLIADLTYSWLDPRVRY from the coding sequence ATGCTTAAATATTTTCTGAAAAGATTATTATTTTCGATTCCCACTCTTTTAGCTATTAGTATGGTGGTTTTTGGCATTTTAGCCCTAGCGCCGGGGGATCCGATGGGAGAATTTGCCGCTAATCCCGCTATCACCGAAGCGGTGCGAGAAAATATTCGCAAAAGTCTCGGATTAGATCAACCCCTTCCCGTGCGTTATGTCAAGTGGTTGTTAGCATTTCTTCAAGGAGATATGGGCTATTCTTTCACCAGTCGCAGCCCAGTTTTTACCCTCATTTGGCAGCGTTTACCCACAACCCTCTGGATTGTCGGTATTGCCTATATTTTTGGGGTTTTAATTGCTTTTCCTTTGGGCGTAATTTCGGCAGTCAAGCGCTATTCTTGGTTAGACAAAATCATCTCTACTTTTTCCCTACTTGGCTTTTCTTTACCCACTTTTGTAACGGGATTATTATTAATTATTATCTTTAGTGTGCAGTTAAACTGGCTACCATCTTTTTATAACAGTACCCTAAAAATCAGTGATTTTAATAGTTTGATCGAGCAGGTGAAACAGTCAATTATGCCTGTAACTGTATTAAGCTTATATCAAGGAGCGATGTTGATGCGTTTCGTGCGTTCTTCCGTAACCGAAGAAATTCACCAAGAGTACGTTAAAACTGCCTTAGCCAAGGGACTAACTAATTTTTCTGTTCTAACTAAGCATATAGTTCGTAACGCTTTAATCCCCGTTGTCACCCTGATTGCTCTCGATATTCCCTCCATTTTTACTGGAGCTTTAGTTACAGAACAAGTGTTTCGTGTACCGGGTATCGGTGCTTTATTAATTGATTCTATTTCCCGCAGTGATACCCCCGTAGTGATGGCGATTACCTTTATCTATGGGATTTTAATTGTTATCTTTAACTTAATTGCCGATTTAACCTATAGTTGGCTCGATCCGCGAGTCAGATATTAA